From a region of the Falco peregrinus isolate bFalPer1 chromosome 5, bFalPer1.pri, whole genome shotgun sequence genome:
- the ZFAND2A gene encoding AN1-type zinc finger protein 2A isoform X1 gives MELPGLGEHCSERTCKQLDFLPLKCDACGEVFCKDHIRYDDHKCSSAYKKNVQVPVCPLCNAPIPVQKGEIPDIVVGAHMDKDCKYNPAQQKQRIFTNKCLKPGCKRKEMIKVTCEQCGGNFCIKHRHPLDHDCKGSSHPTSKAGYAALLRASQTTFKSTGAVGVPSNGSLQHNRCR, from the exons ATGGAGCTCCCGGGGCTGGGCGAGCACTGCTCTGAGCGCACCTGCAAGCAGCTGG ACTTCCTTCCTTTGAAATGCGATGCATGTGGGGAAGTCTTCTGTAAAGATCACATCCGTTATGATGACCACAAGTGTAGCTCTGCCTACAAAAAA AATGTGCAGGTTCCAGTGTGTCCACTCTGTAATGCACCTATCCCAGTACAGAAAGGGGAGATACCAGATATTGTGGTTGGAGCCCACATGGATAAGGACTGCAAATACAATCCggcacagcaaaagcagagg ATCTTTACAAACAAGTGCTTAAAGCCAGgctgcaaaaggaaagagatgatAAAGGTCACTTGTGAACAGTGTGGTGGCAACTTCTGCATAAAGCATCGACATCCTCTGGATCATGACTGTAAAGGGAGCAGTCACCCCACTTCCAAGGCAGG ATACGCAGCTCTGTTGAGAGCCTCTCAAACCACCTTCAAGTCAACGGGAGCAGTTGGAGTGCCATCTAATGGGAGTCTTCAGCACAACAG ATGCAGATAG
- the ZFAND2A gene encoding AN1-type zinc finger protein 2A isoform X2: protein MELPGLGEHCSERTCKQLDFLPLKCDACGEVFCKDHIRYDDHKCSSAYKKNVQVPVCPLCNAPIPVQKGEIPDIVVGAHMDKDCKYNPAQQKQRIFTNKCLKPGCKRKEMIKVTCEQCGGNFCIKHRHPLDHDCKGSSHPTSKAG from the exons ATGGAGCTCCCGGGGCTGGGCGAGCACTGCTCTGAGCGCACCTGCAAGCAGCTGG ACTTCCTTCCTTTGAAATGCGATGCATGTGGGGAAGTCTTCTGTAAAGATCACATCCGTTATGATGACCACAAGTGTAGCTCTGCCTACAAAAAA AATGTGCAGGTTCCAGTGTGTCCACTCTGTAATGCACCTATCCCAGTACAGAAAGGGGAGATACCAGATATTGTGGTTGGAGCCCACATGGATAAGGACTGCAAATACAATCCggcacagcaaaagcagagg ATCTTTACAAACAAGTGCTTAAAGCCAGgctgcaaaaggaaagagatgatAAAGGTCACTTGTGAACAGTGTGGTGGCAACTTCTGCATAAAGCATCGACATCCTCTGGATCATGACTGTAAAGGGAGCAGTCACCCCACTTCCAAGGCAGGGTAA